A window of the Parafrankia discariae genome harbors these coding sequences:
- the rplS gene encoding 50S ribosomal protein L19 — MHTLDSLDAESRRTDVPEFWSGDTLKVHVRVVEGNRQRIQVFQGVVIRRQGGGVRETFTVRKVSFGVGVERTFPLHSPIVSRVEVVTRGDVRRAKLYYLRQLRGKAAKIKEKREPVGR; from the coding sequence ATGCACACCCTGGACAGCCTCGACGCCGAGTCGCGCAGGACCGACGTGCCGGAGTTCTGGTCGGGCGACACGCTCAAGGTCCACGTGCGTGTGGTCGAAGGTAACCGCCAGCGCATCCAGGTCTTCCAGGGCGTGGTGATCCGCCGCCAGGGCGGCGGCGTGCGCGAGACTTTCACCGTCCGCAAGGTGAGCTTCGGTGTCGGCGTGGAGCGGACCTTCCCCCTCCACAGCCCGATCGTCTCGCGGGTCGAGGTCGTGACGCGCGGTGACGTTCGCCGGGCGAAGCTCTACTACCTCCGCCAGCTCCGCGGCAAGGCCGCGAAGATCAAGGAGAAGCGCGAGCCGGTCGGCCGCTGA
- the rimM gene encoding ribosome maturation factor RimM (Essential for efficient processing of 16S rRNA), whose amino-acid sequence MGEPVVVGRIGRPHGVRGDVTVDVRTDLPERRFAPGARLVRQVADGPAPRPAAVAAGPADAVGAAAGPAPVAGPASTGDSGAARAAAGPPGPTVLSVVASRWHSGRLLVRFDGVTDRGAAETLRGSFLTIDSDECGPAADPDDEDDDGELWWDRDLVGLRARTPAGDVLGEIVDVIHSPGGDVLAIGRPEGGEYLVPFVREIVPTVDPAAGHIVVDPPPGLLDLD is encoded by the coding sequence TCGTCGGGCGGATCGGCCGTCCGCACGGTGTTCGCGGCGACGTGACCGTCGACGTCCGCACCGACCTGCCGGAGCGTCGTTTCGCGCCGGGAGCCCGCCTGGTTCGCCAGGTGGCCGACGGCCCGGCTCCGCGGCCGGCCGCGGTCGCCGCCGGTCCGGCCGATGCCGTCGGCGCGGCGGCTGGTCCTGCCCCGGTGGCCGGTCCCGCCTCGACGGGCGATTCCGGCGCCGCCCGGGCCGCCGCCGGGCCGCCGGGCCCGACGGTGCTGTCCGTTGTGGCGTCCCGGTGGCATTCGGGCCGTCTGCTGGTCCGCTTCGACGGGGTCACCGACCGTGGCGCCGCCGAGACGCTGCGGGGCAGCTTCCTCACCATCGACTCCGACGAGTGCGGCCCGGCGGCCGACCCCGACGACGAGGACGACGACGGCGAGCTGTGGTGGGATCGTGACCTGGTCGGCCTGCGTGCGCGCACGCCCGCCGGGGACGTCCTCGGTGAGATCGTCGACGTCATCCACTCCCCGGGCGGGGATGTTCTCGCGATCGGCCGTCCCGAGGGCGGGGAGTATCTGGTGCCGTTCGTCCGGGAGATCGTGCCCACGGTTGACCCGGCGGCGGGGCACATCGTGGTGGATCCGCCTCCCGGCCTGCTCGACCTCGACTGA
- the trmD gene encoding tRNA (guanosine(37)-N1)-methyltransferase TrmD: protein MRIDVVTIFPDYLRPLELALVGRAASRDLVDIQTHDLRGWTHDVHRTVDDSPYGGGPGMVMRPEPWDAALRDIVARDPSRRPRVVVPTPAGVPFTQSYAAELAEQDWLIFCCGRYEGIDSRVVDAWADDEISIGDYVLAGGEVATLVMVEAVTRLLPGVVGNAESISDDSFAHGLLEGPVYTRPPVWEGRPVPEILRSGDHAAIARWRREQALRRTRRRRPELLDRIELSDADRAVVASAGEPTVPPVEGAVAIAGGGTIGDEPAPSGCVSSHCS, encoded by the coding sequence ATGCGCATCGACGTCGTGACGATCTTCCCGGACTATCTGCGCCCGTTGGAGCTTGCCCTGGTGGGCCGCGCCGCGTCCCGGGACCTCGTCGACATCCAGACCCACGACCTGCGCGGGTGGACGCACGACGTCCACCGCACCGTGGACGACTCCCCGTACGGCGGGGGGCCGGGCATGGTCATGCGCCCGGAGCCGTGGGACGCGGCGCTGCGCGACATCGTGGCCCGTGATCCGTCGCGCCGTCCCCGGGTCGTGGTCCCCACCCCGGCCGGTGTTCCGTTCACCCAGAGCTACGCCGCCGAGCTGGCGGAACAGGACTGGCTGATCTTTTGCTGCGGGCGCTACGAGGGCATCGACAGCCGGGTGGTGGACGCCTGGGCCGACGACGAGATCTCGATCGGCGACTATGTGCTCGCCGGGGGTGAGGTCGCGACGCTTGTCATGGTCGAGGCCGTGACCCGGCTGCTGCCCGGTGTCGTCGGCAACGCGGAGTCGATCAGTGACGACTCCTTCGCCCATGGGCTGCTCGAGGGCCCGGTCTACACCAGGCCCCCCGTGTGGGAGGGCCGCCCGGTGCCCGAGATCCTCCGCTCCGGCGACCACGCGGCGATCGCCCGCTGGCGGCGGGAGCAGGCGCTGCGCCGGACCCGCCGCAGGCGCCCCGAGCTGCTCGACCGGATCGAGCTGTCGGACGCCGACCGTGCGGTGGTGGCGAGCGCCGGCGAGCCCACCGTGCCGCCTGTCGAGGGCGCGGTGGCGATTGCCGGGGGCGGCACGATCGGTGATGAACCGGCTCCGTCGGGTTGTGTGTCGAGCCACTGTTCCTGA
- the lepB gene encoding signal peptidase I gives MSGSDRGTPEPFGGQAQGSSSSGGPASGAAAAGGHGNRGDAALPWDTGTDVSDSRRPAESGLADSGLASDVRGRDERGDVTEAGALPGDAAPPPDGPSGIAGPEGTAGGGESTATGRRISRPPSGRDRGRGSFLRELPVLVLVAFLLALLIKTVFVQAFWIPSESMERTLLIDDRVLVNKVIYHFRDVHRGEIVVFNGEGTGFERESIVAPPADGLSRFVRGAQELLGLGAPSEKDFIKRVIGVGGDVVACCDAAGRVTVNGKALDEPYVYENDFQSFGPITVPDGDLWLMGDHRSRSSDSRQNGPVPQDKVIGRAFVRVWPLGRFGLLTVPGTFSGIPSASAAPARTPGQTSGEPAPTSPPHALGTPGGTESADLLIAPVGALALAVPASRRRSGGRWARRRGMGGSP, from the coding sequence GTGAGTGGATCGGACCGGGGCACACCCGAGCCGTTCGGTGGTCAGGCGCAGGGCAGTTCGTCGTCCGGTGGCCCTGCCTCAGGCGCCGCGGCGGCGGGTGGTCACGGGAATCGCGGTGACGCGGCTCTCCCGTGGGACACGGGCACCGACGTCTCGGACTCCCGGCGCCCCGCGGAGTCCGGGCTGGCCGATTCCGGGCTGGCCTCGGACGTCCGCGGCCGGGACGAGCGCGGTGACGTGACGGAGGCCGGCGCTCTGCCGGGCGATGCCGCACCCCCGCCGGACGGGCCGAGCGGTATCGCCGGGCCCGAGGGCACGGCCGGGGGCGGTGAGTCCACGGCGACGGGCCGGCGTATCTCACGCCCGCCGTCGGGGCGCGACCGCGGCCGCGGTTCCTTCCTGCGCGAGCTGCCCGTCCTGGTGCTGGTCGCGTTCCTGCTGGCGCTGCTGATCAAGACCGTGTTCGTCCAGGCCTTCTGGATCCCGTCCGAGTCGATGGAGCGGACGCTGCTCATCGACGACCGGGTGCTGGTGAACAAGGTCATCTACCATTTCCGGGACGTGCACCGGGGCGAGATCGTCGTGTTCAACGGCGAGGGCACCGGTTTCGAGCGGGAATCGATCGTGGCCCCGCCGGCCGACGGCCTGAGCAGGTTCGTCCGTGGCGCGCAGGAGCTGCTGGGCCTGGGCGCGCCGAGCGAGAAGGACTTCATCAAGCGGGTGATCGGTGTTGGCGGCGACGTCGTCGCGTGCTGCGACGCCGCCGGGCGGGTGACGGTGAACGGCAAGGCGCTCGACGAGCCGTACGTCTACGAGAACGACTTCCAGTCGTTCGGGCCGATCACGGTTCCCGACGGAGACCTCTGGCTGATGGGTGATCACCGCTCCCGATCGTCGGACTCCCGCCAGAACGGCCCGGTCCCGCAGGACAAGGTGATCGGCCGGGCGTTCGTGCGGGTGTGGCCACTCGGCCGCTTCGGCCTGCTCACGGTGCCCGGCACGTTCTCCGGCATTCCGTCGGCCTCCGCGGCCCCGGCTCGGACGCCTGGTCAGACGTCCGGCGAGCCGGCGCCAACTTCGCCGCCGCACGCGTTGGGCACGCCCGGAGGCACCGAATCCGCGGACCTGCTGATCG